A stretch of Ipomoea triloba cultivar NCNSP0323 chromosome 13, ASM357664v1 DNA encodes these proteins:
- the LOC116002158 gene encoding uncharacterized protein LOC116002158 isoform X3 gives MQLFILEIFIPLMKLVHSYDRVLLNKVAGLLFGVVIETNSWEIVGSTIVPFLLRSIGLSMGMVQNKELAVYKWNVHIDNLGGQDPGLQSTQDASFKLRNAEMNNNTFLSESNFFQLPTSCYMLTLMLELVLGTLQSVGPTSKLNVADRDCAKMFAANLVWDLFNLTIEMLLQSLEHRSSAISFLLPSIFQAFDCHSAFEVSINGQKYVLSRNHILADLWKSCKALFSLGPLERRDAYATLSMYLSFFSIARGSLGPVDASLNGKETVFDLRAQKEFWDEIKKGLVNKESLVRKQSLHTLKRTISLSVENQFQSSVNVLDEINSVPRGLTKRERWAENEAKSLGVGRICNSIVDSSSSTQKWEAFFLLYEMLEEYGTHLVEAAWNHQMTLLLHYSPSPESVLNCEPHHMCMDTLEETFDWLVVLWERGFCHDNPQVRCLIMQSFLGIEWRKYKCCAELISQNFIFGPLMEGLNDPVHHKDFGVKGVYSTWTIEAAAKFLCVYTSYLDQRVAFLISLASVAKTQSFGRAGLMCLVKCISSAACGDQKHSISENDQENGVSAAGVTEARFAQESSIDKADLLDVFRFVIESSRQHFNPTYRHQGFTLVFSLCLCYAIFVMVILPLLAVCEEILDAAVSVMAPHDVPLETLLLFVASLPRELTDSGGSLRLKVQKWLQSCQVHFSSNSSHTNLQLLRTLICFPPKFISCHSMLHSFITYDDEDLDAWESEAKRWARVLFLVIKGEQDLDPIFMFIQEHGADICKEKILLEWIPAKYLILILSLVYELQLIEDRVVECFTSGRLKMGLDSPGKAVDTLLAKDSRIFEKFTKSFCSLLDSLVSFARLSCYIFDSRSIIEDSVLPGSIKGRLGGPSQRRMPSSTASSVLQAITAIKSVASISKWCIQFRKDASIDFAITFLWNACWKVITSSSYNSEIEAEISLAAYEAVGNALKEMAPMFSLLSLDLVKQNDGLSPSEADDRLILDSFFSTFLQNINSLIGAGTLVRTRRAVLLHWKWICLEALLSIPKFAFQNGVRLGNDNFYFSNDILRWAFNDLVDNLENAGEASVLPILRSVRLLLELFVSGQRGLMVSSCAGISTKMMWRLVHSSWILHVSCNKRRVAPIAALLSSVLQYSMFSDESMHELDGAPGPLKWFVEKILEEGTKSPRTIRLAALHLTGLWLANPSIIKYYIKELKLLTLYGSVAFDEDFEAELSENQEAKGEVAVLAKSPYPELTEEFINTELYARVSVAVLFHRLADIACMAGLTRESNDGIAALASGKMFLLELINSVLTDKDLSKELYKKYSAIHRRKVRAWQMICILSRFVDQDIVQRVTHSLHTCLCKNNLPSVRQYLETFAIHIYLNFPSLVGEELVPIFRDSEMRPQALSSYVFIAANIILHSTGAAQPERLSELLPPIIPLLTSHHHTLRGFTQLLVYKVLQKLMPTHSSCSTTLPLEIRCFEDLKLYLTDNPDCARLRSSMEGYLDAFDPQKAVMPAGIFSTRVEDLEFECVPVTLMDRVITFLNDAREDLRSSMAKDAATIKKESLRMDEDVMCNEISEILSDKQPASLSNDISFDFQRKVTFSKLEMQGLTSNFSSDDKGSWKSLLDMEKEDQILDQVLHLRTVAFEKLKKSRQDIILVASLIDRIPNLAGLTRTCEVFRAGGLAIANKDVLKDKQFQLISVTAERWVPILEVPVSSMKAFLEKKKQEGFSILGLEQTANSMSLDQYVFPKKTVLVLGREKEGIPVDIIHILDACIEIPQLGVVRSLNVHVSGAIALWEYSRQQRCQ, from the exons ATGCAGTTGtttattttggaaatttttATCCCATTGATGAAGTTGGTACATTCATATGACCGTGTGCTATTAAATAAG GTTGCAGGTTTGCTTTTTGGAGTTGTTATTGAAACAAACAGCTGGGAAATTGTTGGATCGACCATTGTGCCCTTTTTGTTACGATCAATTGGACTATCAATGGGTATGGTTCAAAATAAAGAGTTGGCGGTTTATAAATGGAATGTTCATATTGACAATTTAGGTGGCCAGGACCCTGGTCTGCAATCTACACAAGATGCTTCCTTCAAGCTAAGAAATGCTGAGATGAATAACAACACCTTCCTATCTGAATCCAACTTTTTTCAATTGCCTACATCCTGTTACATGTTGACCCTGATGTTGGAACTGGTACTTGGAACCTTACAATCAGTAGGACCAACTTCTAAATTGAATGTGGCAGACAGGGACTGTGCGAAAATGTTTGCTGCAAATTTGGTTTGGGATCTTTTCAATCTGACAATTGAAATGCTTTTGCAAAGTTTGGAACATCGGTCTTCTGCAATTAGCTTTCTGCTCCCTTCCATATTCCAAGCATTTGATTGTCATTCTGCTTTTGAAGTCTCAATTAATGGGCAAAAATATGTGCTTTCTCG GAACCATATTCTTGCGGACCTATGGAAGAGTTGCAAGGCTCTGTTCTCTTTGGGCCCTCTGGAGAGACGGGATGCATATGCAACACTTTCTATGTATTTGTCTTTCTTCTCTATTGCTCGTGGGAGTCTTGGGCCAGTAGATGCATCTCTCAATGGCAAGGAAACAGTGTTTGATTTGAGAGCTCAGAAGGAATTCTGGGATGAAATTAAAAAGGGCTTG GTCAATAAGGAGAGCTTAGTGAGGAAGCAATCACTACATACACTGAAACGAACAATaagtttaagtgtggaaaaccAATTTCAATCTAGTGTTAATGTTCTGGATGAAATAAATTCAGTCCCTCGTGGATTGACAAAGAGAGAGCGGTGGGCGGAGAATGAAGCCAAGTCCCTGGGGGTTGGTAGAATCTGCAATTCTATTGTTGATTCTTCGAGCAGTACACAGAAATGGGAGGCATTCTTTCTTTTGTATGAAATGCTTGAAGAGTATGGTACTCACTTGGTTGAAGCAGCATGGAATCACCAG ATGACCTTGCTGCTCCATTATTCTCCATCTCCAGAAAGTGTATTGAATTGTGAACCCCATCATATGTGTATGGACACTTTAGAGGAAACCTTTGACTGGTTGGTTGTACTGTGGGAGCGTGGCTTTTGCCATGATAACCCTCAAG TAAGGTGCCTGATTATGCAGTCATTTCTGGGTATTGAGTGGAGAAAATATAAATGCTGTGCAGAATTGATCTCTCAGAATTTCATTTTTGGGCCCCTTATGGAAGGATTGAACGACCCTGTGCACCACAAAGATTTTG GTGTAAAAGGAGTCTATTCTACATGGACAATTGAAGCTGCTGCCAAGTTTCTATGTGTATATACTAGCTATTTGGATCAAAG GGTTGCTTTCCTTATAAGTTTGGCATCTGTTGCTAAAACTCAATCTTTTGGACGAGCTGGACTAATGTGCCTTGTGAAGTGTATTTCTTCTGCTGCTTGTGGAGATCAGAAACATAGCATTTCTGAAAATGATCAAGAGAATGGTGTATCAGCAGCAGGTGTTACAGAAGCCAGATTTGCCCAAGAAAGCTCTATAGACAAAGCAGATTTACTGGATGTTTTCAGATTTGTCATTGAAAGCAGTAGACAACATTTCAATCCCACTTACCGGCATCAAGGTTTCACATTAGTTTTTTCACTTTGTTTATGTTATGCAATATTTGTTATGGTAATCCTTCCATTGCTTGCAGTTTGTGAGGAAATTCTTGATGCTGCTGTGTCTGTGATGGCTCCACATGATGTGCCTCTTGAAACCCTACTGCTTTTTGTTGCAAGCTTGCCACGAGAACTTACTGATAGTGGAG GTTCATTGAGATTAAAAGTGCAGAAGTGGCTACAGAGTTGCCAAGTGCATTTTTCTTCTAACTCCAGCCACACAAATCTTCAACTTTTGCGGACTCTAATTTGTTTCCCACCAAAGTTCATAAGCTGTCATAGTATGCTGCATAGCTTCATTACATATGATGATGAAGACTTGGATGCTTGGGAATCTGAAGCAAAAAGATGGGCGAGGGTTCTTTTTCTTGTAATTAAGGGGGAACAAGACTTGGATCCCATATTCATG TTTATTCAAGAGCATGGTGCTGATATCTGCAAAGAGAAAATCCTTTTGGAGTGGATTCCTGCGAAATATCTCATCCTTATTTTGAGCTTGGTATATGAACTACAACTAATTGAAGATAGAGTAGTGGAGTGTTTTACAAGTGGAAGATTGAAAATGGGCCTTGACTCTCCGGGTAAAGCAGTTGACACTCTTCTGGCAAAGGATTCTCGTATTTTTGAGAAGTTTACCAAATCATTTTGTTCATTACTG GATTCACTGGTCTCATTTGCCAGATTGTCATGTTACATCTTTGACTCCAGAAGCATAATAGAAGACAGTGTTCTTCCTGGTTCCATCAAAGGAAGGCTGGGAGGTCCAAGTCAGCGTCGGATGCCATCTTCTACTGCCAGTTCTGTATTGCAAGCT ATAACAGCCATAAAATCTGTAGCATCCATCTCAAAGTGGTGTATTCAATTCAGAAAGGATGCTTCAATTGACTTTGCCATAACCTTCCTCTGGAATGCCTGCTGGAAGGTTATTACATCCTCGTCCTATAATTCAGAG ATTGAAGCAGAAATCTCTCTAGCAGCATATGAAGCAGTGGGCAATGCTTTGAAAGAAATGGCACCTATGTTCTCTCTTTTATCTCTAGATCTTGTCAAACAAAATGATGGTTTATCTCCATCAGAAGCAGATGATAGGCTGATATTGGATTCCTTTTTTAGTACTTTCCTTCAGAACATCAATAGTTTAATTGGTGCTGGAACTTTAGTCCGAACACGGCGAGCAGTTTTGTTGCATTGGAAG TGGATATGCCTTGAAGCTTTGCTGTCAATTCCTAAATTTGCTTTCCAGAATGGAGTTCGTCTGGGAAATGATAACTTTTACTTCTCCAATGACATATTGAGATGGGCTTTCAATGATCTTGTTGACAA CCTTGAGAATGCTGGTGAGGCCTCTGTTTTGCCCATACTAAGATCAGTCAGATTGCTATTGGAGCTTTTTGTCTCAGGACAGAGGGGATTAATGGTTTCTTCTTGTGCTGGCATAAGTACTAAG ATGATGTGGAGGTTGGTGCACTCTTCTTGGATCTTACATGTGAGCTGCAACAAAAGGAGAGTTGCTCCGATTGCTGCACTTTTGTCTTCTGTATTGCAGTATTCTATGTTTAGTGATGAGAGCATGCATGAGTTGGATGGTGCACCTGGGCCTTTGAAATGG TTTGTGGAGAAAATTCTTGAAGAAGGCACTAAGAGTCCACGCACTATTCGCTTAGCTGCACTACATTTAACTGGGCTTTGGCTTGCAAATCCCAGTATTATAAAGTACTACATAAAAGAGTTAAAGTTGTTAACGCTTTATGGTTCTG TTGCATTCGATGAGGATTTTGAAGCTGAATTGTCTGAAAATCAAGAGGCAAAAGGTGAAGTAGCTGTGCTGGCTAAAAGCCCTTACCCTGAACTGACTGAA GAATTTATCAACACAGAGTTGTATGCACGTGTATCCGTTGCTGTTTTGTTCCATAGACTTGCAGATATTGCCTGTATGGCAGGATTGACCAGAGAAAGCAATGATGGAATTGCTGCCCTTGCATCTGGCAAAATGTTCTTGCTGGAACTTATTAATTCTGTG CTTACTGACAAGGATCTATCTAAGGAGTTGTATAAGAAGTACAGTGCT ATCCATAGGCGCAAAGTCCGTGCATGGCAGATGATATGCATTTTGTCACGATTTGTTGATCAGGATATTGTCCAGAGAGTTACCCATAGCCTTCATACATGTCTCTGT AAAAACAATTTGCCTTCAGTTCGGCAGTATCTGGAAACTTTTGCAATTCATATATACTTGAACTTCCCATCACTG GTAGGGGAAGAATTAGTTCCGATCTTCCGAGATTCTGAAATGCGGCCCCAG GCTTTATCTTCCTATGTGTTTATAGCTGCTAATATAATCCTGCATTCAACTGGAGCTGCACAACCTGAGCGCCTGAGTGAATTACTTCCTCCTATAATTCCATTGTTGACCTCGCATCATCATACATTACGTGGTTTTACCCAG tTATTAGTCTATAAAGTTCTTCAAAAGTTGATGCCAACACATTCTAGTTGCTCTACAACTCTGCCTTTAGAGATAAGATGCTTTGAGGATCTGAAATTGTACTTGACGGACAATCCTGATTGTGCACG GTTAAGATCATCAATGGAAGGATATCTTGATGCTTTTGATCCACAGAAGGCTGTTATGCCAGCCGGAATATTCAGTACTCGAGTTGAG GATCTTGAATTTGAATGTGTACCAGTGACGCTTATGGATCGTGTAATTACTTTCCTAAAT GATGCTAGGGAGGACCTTAGGTCTTCAATGGCTAAGGATGCTGCGACTAtcaagaaagaaagtttacgtATGGATGAGGATGTTATGTGCAATGAGATATCAGAGATTCTATCTGATAAACAGCCAGCCTCTTTGTCAAATGATATATCATTTGATTTTCAGCGGAAGGTTACTTTTTCCAAGCTTGAGATGCAAGGTCTGACTTCTAACTTTTCGTCGGACGACAAAGGATCATGGAAGTCACTGCTCG ACATGGAAAAGGAAGATCAGATTCTTGATCAAGTGCTACATTTAAGAACTGTGGCTTTTGAGAAACTCAAGAAAAGTCGACAAGATATTATACTTGTAGCATCACTTATTGATCGAATACCTAATCTTGCTGGCTTGACACGGACATGTGAG GTATTTAGAGCGGGTGGACTAGCCATTGCAAACAAAGATGTACTAAAGGACAAGCAGTTCCAACTCATCAG TGTAACCGCAGAGAGGTGGGTCCCCATATTAGAAGTACCAGTAAGTAGTATGAAAGCTTTCTTAGAGAAGAAGAAGCAAGAGGGTTTCTCTATCTTGGGTCTGGAGCAGACTGCGAACAGCATGTCTCTTGACCAGTATGTCTTTCCTAAAAAGACG GTCCTGGTCCTTGGCCGGGAAAAAGAGGGTATACCGGTGGATATTATCCATATACTGGACGCTTGTATTGAGATACCACAGCTGGGAGTTGTTCGGTCACTCAATGTTCATGTTAGTGGTGCCATTGCACTTTGGGAATATAGTCGGCAGCAAAGATGCCAATAG